One Phaseolus vulgaris cultivar G19833 chromosome 11, P. vulgaris v2.0, whole genome shotgun sequence genomic window carries:
- the LOC137807492 gene encoding uncharacterized protein, whose translation MYTRSQYGIRAETNTKSNSKTSSDDSQNPSSPYYLHLGENPRMVLINVQLDAGNYHTWSRGMKRALLSKNKHKFVDGSIHVPQSGLFLHEVWERCNMMVISCITKTVNTQIAKSIVYIENAREL comes from the exons ATGTACACCAGATCacaatatggtatcagagcag AAACCAATACCAAATCAAATAGCAAAACGAGTTCAGATGATTCCCAAAACCCATCAAGTCCCTACTATTTGCATCTTGGAGAAAACCCAAGAATGGTGCTAATCAATGTTCAACTTGATGCTGGAAATTACCACACTTGGAGCAGGGGAATGAAAAGAGCGCTTCTTTCGAAGaataagcacaagtttgttgaCGGAAGCATTCACGTACCTCAATCTGGTTTGTTTTTACATGAAGTCTGGGAAAGATGCAATATGATGGTGATATCTTGCATAACGAAGACGGTGAATACTCAAATAGC